In the genome of Pempheris klunzingeri isolate RE-2024b chromosome 11, fPemKlu1.hap1, whole genome shotgun sequence, one region contains:
- the pex10 gene encoding peroxisome biogenesis factor 10, which produces MPLAPANQSQLIRSSQKDECYQSLLRSSASGAFHTLAGSKRWLDWRKEIELLSDFAYYGLTTLSGLQTLGEEYVSIVQVDPTKRQIPSTARRGLFILCHAFTPYLLDKVLVCLENELESGQESSGVGRRQVARGLWSLESWLRRWMRRAVGLLSEPQRKACLPVVFFLQQGLTLLHRLHVALFYLSGSFYHLSKRTAGISYLCVKGPNSDDRTIRSSYRLLGAVSLLQLLITVCLQLNNVRQRQRARQEWKLYRNLSPQHTHRSGSRAARCILCLEERRHPTSTPCGHLYCWECITEWCNTKAECPLCREKFQPHRLVYLRNYS; this is translated from the exons ATGCCGCTCGCTCCTGCAAACCAGTCCCAGCTGATCCGCTCCAGTCAGAAGGACGAGTGCTACCAGAGCCTCCTGAGGAGCAGCGCCAGCGGGGCTTTCCACACACTGGCCG GATCCAAAAGATGGCTGGACTGGAGGAAAGAGATCgagctgctgtcagactttGCCTACTACGGTCTAACAACATTGTCAG GTCTCCAAACCCTGGGCGAGGAGTACGTCAGCATCGTCCAGGTGGATCCCACTAAACGTCAAATCCCCTCCACGGCCAGACGAGgcctcttcatcctctgccACGCTTTCACGCCATACTTACTGGACAAGGTGCTGGTGTGTCTGGAGAACGAGCTGGAGAGTGGCCAGGAGAGCAGTGGTGTCGGCCGGCGGCAGGTGGCGCGCGGGCTGTGGAGCCTGGAGTCTTGGCTGAGGAGGTGGATGCGGAGGGCAGTGGGGCTGCTGTCGGAGCCCCAGAGGAAAGCGTGCTTGCCGGTCgtgtttttcctccagcagGGCCTGACCCTCCTGCACCGACTCCATGTGGCTCTCTTCTACCTCAGCGGCTCTTTCTATCACCTGTCAAAGAGGACGGCTGGGATCAGCTAC ctgtgtgtaaAAGGGCCGAACAGCGATGACAGAACCATCAGGAGCAGCTACAGGCTGCTGGGGGCCGTgtccctcctccagctgctcatCACCGTGTGTCTGCAGCTCAACAACGTccgacagagacagagagccaggCAGGAGTGGAAGCTCTACAGGAACCTCAG ccctcagcacacacaccgCTCAGGATCCAGAGCTGCACGCTGCATCCTGtgcctggaggagaggaggcaccCCACCTCCACGCCCTGTGGACACCTCTACTGCTGGGAGTGCATCACAGAGTGGTGCAACACCAAG GCTGAGTGCCCCCTGTGCCGGGAAAAGTTCCAACCTCACAGACTGGTGTACCTGAGGAACTACAGCTAG